A window from Rana temporaria chromosome 8, aRanTem1.1, whole genome shotgun sequence encodes these proteins:
- the LOC120909895 gene encoding gastrula zinc finger protein XlCGF26.1-like → MMEGDRRPVSHDPRDKTPNHVNVEEGGIQCVKIKEEEIQCVKIEEEVTPPESSTDGEHHRYSEEPPDDRREVASDSSKANPITPNLHPAPRNGDLSLFGNGKHFSGHLHFIIQQAALHKGELYSCTLCGTYFTDRAGLLSHERLHTAQKPYSCSVCGKGFPWKSSLAKHEKIHRGEKPYSCSQCGKSFIERSSLVIHERIHTCEKPFCCSECGKSFTHNGNLNAHQRTHQGVRPFPCSECGKCFSRKSTLVMHVRIHTGEKPYVCSECGKTFSLKQSLISHTRIHTGERPFSCPECGKCFRCRTRLLKHQRTHTGEKPYACLDCKKCFSSRECLIRHQRTHTGEKPYACLDCKKFFSSRECLIRHQRIHTGEKPYKCLECGKCFADRSVLVIHQRTHTGDRPYPCSVCGKNFSCKQQLTGHQKVHTGEKRHYCDECGKCFTRKSTLVTHQRIHTGEKPYSCTECGKCFSVRKRLISHERTHIKGKLFSCSECQKCFADKSAFETHLRTHTGGISNS, encoded by the exons ATGATGGAGGGTGACCGGCGCCCAGTCTCACATG ACCCCAGAGACAAAACTCCCAACCATGTCAACGTTGAAGAGGGGGGAATACAATGTGTGAAGATTAAAGAGGAGGAAATACAATGTGTGAAGATTGAAGAGGAGGTAACCCCTCCAGAGAGCAGCACAG ATGGAGAGCATCATAGATATAGTGAAGAGCCTCCAGATGACAGAAGAGAAGTTGCATCTGACTCTTCCAAAGCAAACCCGATCACCCCAAATCTTCATCCAGCACCTCGCAATGGAGATCTGTCATTGTTTGGAAATGGGAAGCATTTTTCTGGCCACTTACACTTCATCATCCAACAAGCAGCACTCCACAAGGGAGAACTATACTCATGCACTCTGTGTGGTACATACTTTACTGATAGGGCAGGACTCCTCTCACATGAGAGATTGCACACGGCACAGAAACCATACTCCTGTTCTGTATGCGGTAAAGGTTTCCCCTGGAAATCATCCCTCGCCAAGCATGAAAAAATCCACaggggagagaagccgtattcatgCTCACAGTGCGGAAAGAGCTTCATTGAAAGATCCTCTCTTGTTATCCATGAAAGAATTCACACTTGTGAGAAGCCATTTTGTTGTTCTGAGTGCGGCAAAAGCTTCACCCATAACGGGAATCTCAACGCTCATCAGAGGACTCACCAAGGAGTGAGACCATTCCCATGCTCCGAGTGCGGGAAGTGCTTTAGCCGGAAATCAACTCTTGTCATGCACGTTAGGATTCACACGGGAGAGAAACCATATGTATGTTCCGAATGCGGGAAGACATTTTCTTTGAAGCAATCTTTAATCTCGCACACAAGAATTCATACGGGAGAAAGGCCGTTTTCATGCcccgagtgcggaaaatgtttccgCTGCAGGACCCGGCTTCTCAAGCACCAGAggactcacacgggggaaaagccgtacgCGTGTTTAGATTGCAAGAAGTGTTTCTCATCACGGGAATGTCTTATCAGACACCAGAggactcacacgggggaaaagccgtacgCGTGTTTAGATTGCAAGAAATTCTTCTCATCACGGGAATGTCTTATcagacaccagaggattcacacgggggaaaagccatatAAGTGTTTGGAGTGTGGAAAGTGCTTTGCAGATAGATCGGTTCTCGTCATACACCAAAGAACGCACACTGGGGATCGCCCCTATCCGTGTTCTGTGTGCGGGAAGAACTTTTCTTGTAAGCAGCAACTGACCGGACATCAGAAagttcacacgggggagaagcgaCATTACTGTGAtgaatgcgggaaatgttttacccGAAAGTCAACTCTTGTGACGCACCAAAgaattcacacgggggagaagccctaCTCGTGcacggagtgcgggaaatgtttttccgtGAGAAAACGTCTTATTTCACATGAAAGAACTCACATAAAAGGCAAATTGTTTTCTTGttctgaatgtcagaaatgttttGCCGACAAGTCAGCATTTGAAACACATCTTAGAACACACACGGGGGGTATCTCAAATTCGTAG